The genomic DNA GTAATTGATTCACAAGTTCTTCATAAAAACGTACTTTATTTTCTAGTTCTTCTATTCGTTTTTCGTGAGATACAATATCATCGTTTGGAAGCATAAATAAATAACCCCTCAATTTAAAAATTCTTCCATCTAGTATATCATATTTTTATACGGATACTCTTAAAGAAGGGACTACTTAATGAAATTGATTGGTCGAAGTGTTAAGGAAGTGAGTAGACTGGATAGAAGGTGAAGTTAAAAAGGGAGGAATATATTTGCTTTTCATTGGAGTAACAGGGTGGGGAGATCATGATTCTTTATATATAGACCCCTATGAAAATAGAAATAAATTACGAACATATAGTGAGTATTTTCCTATAGTCGAAGTGGATAGTTCATTTTATGCGATGCAACCTGCACGAAACTATACAAAATGGGCAATGGAAACACCGAAAGATTTTTCTTTTATTGTAAAAGCATATCAAGGAATGACAGGACATATGAAAGGTGAAATCCCTTTTTCTACGTTTGATGAAATGTTTGATGTGTACAAACAATCTATTCTTCCTTTAATAGAAGCTGATAAATTAAAAACGATTTTATTTCAATATCCACCATGGTTTGATTGTAAAAAGAAAAATGTGGATTTTCTTCGATATACGAAAGAAAAAATGGAAGGTTTGCCGTGTGCGATAGAATTTCGAAATCAAACATGGTTTTATCCAGAAATGAGAGATAAGACGTTACAGTTTTTGGAACAGGAGAAATGGATTCATACAATTTGTGATGAGCCACAGGCAGGGATGGGTTCGGTACCGCTCATATTAGAAGTAACGAATGCAGAGATGGTGTTAATACGTTTTCATGGCCGGAATGTTCATGGTTGGCTTGATAAAGGAGAAAATTGGAGAGCGGTTCGCTGTTTATATCGCTACAATAATAAAGAATTAGAAGAATGGGTAGAAAGACTAGAACAATTAAAAAAGAAGACAAAGGACATATATATACTATTTAATAATAATTCAGGCGGAGATGCAGTTGATAATGCGAAACAGCTTATGAAAATGATGAACATTACATATGGTGAGCCAAAGCCTGAGCAATTAAATTTGTTTGAATGATAATAAACAAGAAAGGCACTGTACAAACAGGGGGAATGTACAGTGCCTTTCTATATGAAAAAGAGGGGTAACAATGTTACTGAGCGTTTGGTTGATTCATCAATTGTTGGCTTCATAATAAATGATAATGGTTATCATTATCATTGTCAATAGTTTTCCGAAAAATAAATAAAAAACTTTTTATGAGATAGTAACGGTAGGGAGATCCCTAATAGAAGTTTGGCTGAAGTAAAGAATTGTTTCGAGGTAGATTTCCAGCAGTCCCCTGATAAAGTATAAAAAAAGAACAGCAATTAATGCTGTTCTTTTCCAGTGACGAATTGTTGTAAATCAAAAGGAGTTATCGCTTGGATAAATTCTTTTGAGATAAGTGTTTGAACAAGAGTACTTTCAGAAATAGAAGCACCTGTTTTCTTTTCATAAGCTTGTTTTAATAAATCAAGTTTTTCAGCCGTTTCTTTCGGTAATTCAATTGTTAATGTGTTCATAATTTCTCCCCCTTACTATTAGAGTACCACTACAATATAGGAGAGACAAGCAAAGAGAGTGTGAAACATAAAAAAGGTTACCATTTATAAATGGTAACCTTTTTTATGTATAAGAGTTATTAAGCAATACCGATATACTTTAAAGTTTTAGATGGAGTACTATGGTCAAAGAAGTGTTGTAAAAATGCGATATCAACACCTGATTTGTATGCACAATATCCCCAAGTTTTTCGAAGTGTATGTGAGCTAATCCCTTCTAATCCAACTTCTTTTGCAGCTTTGTTTAAAATGTACCATGCATGTTGTCTCGTAATAGATTTTGTTCCCTTTTGAGACTTTAATAACGGTTCATTACGTTTCCAAGTTTTACGTTCTTTCATGTAGTCTTCGATCGCGTGCTGTAAGTCTTCATTTACAGCAAACCATTTATGTTTCTTTACTTTTTCATTGTAAAATAAAATGGAATGGCGAACATTTTCATTTTCATCAATTACATCACTAACTTTTAATTGTAAGATTTCACTTACTTTTAAGCCAGAATTTACAGCTAATACGAATAATAAGCCATCACGTTTCGAAGATTGTAAAAGTATATTTTTGATAGTTTCTAATTGTTTTTCATTTTGAATAGGTTGTCCTGCTTGTTTCATTTCACGCACTCTCCTCTTTTATATGTGTAAAGGAAAGGATTAACTTGTTTCTTACTATAAAGGGAGAGTGTGAATTTCATGTGAACTCCTAGTGAAATTAAGACAAATTATTTGACTTCTTTTACTTTTTGTAAATTAAAGTAGAATATAACACTATTAGTCGTGTTATATACGCCGTATTCGGCATGGTGGAGATCTAAAATGTTTTTTACAATAGATAAACCGAGACCAGTACCCCCAGTATGACGGCTACGAGATGCATCTAAACGGTAGAAACGATCCCAAATTTTTTCAAGACTTTCTTCTGGAATAGGGTTTCCTGTGTTTTCGATTTCGACTTTTACTGTATCTTCCATTGCCATAACGGAGACTTGTATTTTTTCTCCATCTGGCGTATAGCGAATTGCATTGCTAAGTAAGTTCACAACCACTTGCTCAATACGACTACGATTCGCTTTCACAAATATAGAAGGGTCTACATCTATATTCACTTGTAAATGTTTTTCCTCCATGCTAAATAATAACTTTGTATAGACTTGTTGAATTAATTCACCGATTGAGAATGTCGTCATATCTAGTTTGTACGTACCTGATTCTAATTTTGCTAATTCTAACATTTCAACAATAAGTCTGTTCATGTTTTCTGTTTCTTCTAAAATAACATCTGTGTAATACGTCGTATCTTTACTAACACCATCTTTAATTCCTTCTGCGAAACTTCTAATTACACTGAGCGGTGTTTTTAATTCGTGTGATACACCAGAAATGAATTCTTTTCGCGTTTTCTCTAATTGACGTTCACGTTCAATATCTTGTTGTAATTTTGTATTGGCAACATTTAATCGATCGATTCGATCTTTTAAATTTACAGACAACGTATTAATACTACCGGAAAGTCCGCCAATTTCATCATCTGCTGTTACAGGTAATTTCTCGCTAAAATCAAAATTGGCCATTTTCTTTGTAACGCGATTAATTTTAATTAATGGTTTCACAATGATTTTTGAGTAGTAGAAGGATAACAAAATAATTACGAGAAATACGATGATTAAGGCATAGACATAATAATCTTTCAAAACGAGCATCGCTTCATTAACAGGTTGCAAGGATGCTATCGCAAAAGCATATTCTTTAATCTCTCCATTTTCGATAATAGGTTTTACAAAGATACTATTCTTTATATTCTCCCCGCTATCTATTATATAAGTGTTTAATTGCTGCGAGTTAGCAGTGCCATTTCTAATAAGCTCTGCAAAATATTGAACGGCTTGTAATGTTTCAATATCATTTGCAAGACGAACCTCGGCTTTCGATGGAAGCTGTAACTTAGATATAGTACCAGTAAACTCAATTTGAGTAACAGTTTTGTATCGGTTTGTAAGTCTATTTTTAGAAGGGTTACCATTAATAGATGAAAAATCTGAATTGGTATATTCGTTTTGCCATCGATTATAATTTGTTGTCAATTTTATTGGTGTTATTGTTTTGTTTTGTAGCAAACCGACGACGTTTATCACATCGTCTTTTTTCAATCCTAAGTTTTCGAATTTCTTATATTCTTCGGGTGTTAAAAGATTATTGAGCGGAATGGAATATGTTTCATTATTTTTAGGGTTAAATACATCAATGTAGTAATTGTTGTCGCTTTTAATAATGCCATTCGTATTTAAAAATTGCATGTCAGCATTTGTTTTATCATGAAATTCTTGTTTTAGTTTTCGAATTTCTTCATAACTTTTCCCACTTTTTTCGTACGTATCTACGAACTTCTCAAAAGCAGTTTGAACTGTTTTTACTTTTTTATTAATATAAAATTTCTCTAAAAATAGAGATTGTCCTAGGAAAAAAAGGAGGAATATGATTGTAAATAATGTTGATGTTAATAAAAATAGTTTAAAGACGATACTTCTGTTTTTCACTGCGTCACCTCTTGTGAGAAATACTGTAAATGATTACTTTATTATAACAAACGTTACAAAAAAGTAGAGGAGAAAATCTGTCTCTTCCGAAAGTAGTTTTTAATAAAAAGTCACATAAAAAGAACTCGACAGACGTATGACGAGTTCTTTAATGTATTATTGTTGAATTGCTGCATCTAAAGCGATTTCAATCATTTCGTTAAATGTAGTTTGACGCTCTTCTGATGTAGTTTCTTCACCAGTGAAGATATGATCGCTTACTGTTAATACAGATAACGCATTTACACCGTATTTCGCTGCTAATGTGTAAAGAGCAGTTGTTTCCATTTCTACTGCTAGTACACCGTAATCTCCAAGTTTTTTAACCATGTCCATGCTTTCACGGTAAAATACATCTGCTGTTAAAACGTTACCAACACGAACGTGTAAGCCTTTTTCAGTTCCAGCATCGTAAGCTTTCTTTAAAAGGTCGAAGTTTGCAGCTGGTGCAAAATCAAAACCAGGGAATGTTAAACGGTTCATATTAGAATCCGTACAAGCTGTCATTGCAATAATAACGTCACGTACTTTTACGTCTTTTTGAATGGCACCGCAAGTTCCAACGCGAATTAAATTTTTAACTCCGTAGCTTTGGATCAATTCGTTTACATAAATAGAAATAGAAGGAACACCCATACCTGTACCTTGAACAGATACACGTTTTCCTTTATAAGTTCCAGTGAAACCTAACATACCACGCACGTTATTATAGCAAGTAACGTCCTCTAGAAATGTTTCAGCAATATATTTTGCACGTAATGGATCACCTGGTAATAGAATAGATTCAGCAATTTCGCCTTGTTTTGCTTCGATATGTACACTCATGAAAAGTCCTCCTTATAATGTATTGATAGAAATCAATATCATTTGCATTATACACTACGAATCCTTTCAATTAAAATCTTTTTATTATTTGTAATATGTGCAAAGCAGGAGGATTTCATAAATCATAATCTAGAATATATATGTAAGAAGTTTTGTATGAACAGAGACAATAAATATGGTAGGTGATGTTTTGAAAAATCTTGTCATTGGACTTGTTGCTTTACTATTTATTGTAGTAGGAGGATTTTACATAAAAAAGTATCAGGAAACTACAGAGACTGTAGGTGATGTTCAGGAAGTAAAATGGGATGTGTCAAATGGAAAAGGAAATGAGAAGGTAAATATTTCGTTTCAATTATTAAATAATAAAAATAATGAAGTTCGTGGTGTGAATGATCAAATTCGGGCAATTATTGTAGACGGACAATTAAAACATGTACAACAAATGAAACCTACATTCGCAGGGAATGGATCATATAAGGTATCTTCTAAAATAGCGAAAGATGAAGGGTATACAATATTTTTATATGAAGACAAAAATAAGTCTGTGCAATCATTTGCGAAGAAAGATTTTGGGAAAGAAATGGACGAGAAAAATAAGAAAAAAGTAAAATTTCCAATCGATAGTGTACTTACAAAAAAAATAGGGGAGTATGAAGTTTCTCTTTTATTTGGTGCCTTGCATCCAAATGAACCAGCGACGTTAACATTTCAATTCCAAGCGAAAAAGGGTGAAAAATTGAAATTACATTCAGAGAGGGGAGAAGTAGAGGCGCTCTATATCGTGGACGAAACGAGGGAAAATTTTTTATACGCAATACCTGTTGATACAGATGAGCAATTACAATATCGTATTACATTTCCTAGTGAAGGAACGTATAAAATATGGGGGGATTTCTATATAAATGGTAAGAAATATGAAAAAGAATTTATTGTACAAGTTCAAAAAAGAAAAAACAGCTAGATCTTTAGCTGTTTTTTCTTTTTCCTATTAATTTTGTAACAGAGAGCATTGTAAGTGGTAAAGAATGATTCTTTCTAAATGCCAAATATTTACCGCTCCATGCTGGTTTATATTTTTCTTTAAAATGTCGTAACCCGCTGAAACTATACGTATATCGAACATTATTAAAGATGGCAGCAGCAACCCGTTCAGACCAGAAAGATTGTGTCGATAAACCTACATTTGAAAGTGGTGCCATACCAATATTAAAGGAATGATATTCATTTTCTTTTGCCCACTGGAATAGGTGGATGAAAATTGCATCCATAATGCCGCTAGGTGCATCTGGATAATATCGCATTAAATCAACAGACAATGATCCGTCTTGATATACGGGCATAAAGGTTGTGAATGCGATAATCTTTCCATCCGCATCAGATAATGTAGCGATAGGAGCACGGCTAATATATTCACGATCGAAGTATCCGAGTGAAAAACCTTTCTCTTTTTTTCCACCGAGCCATGCATCAGAAACTTTCCGTAACTCTTCAAATAATTCGTCTGAGAATGGCGGCTGATGAATAGAGAATGTATAGCCTTCTCTTTCAAAACGATTGAAAGTCGCTCGCATACCAGCGCGTTTCTTTCCTGTTATTGTAAATGTATTTAAATCAACGACAGCTTCTTCACCAAGTTTAAAGAAGTTATAACCAAAATCATGATATAAACTCATCCATTTACTTTCGATTTGATAAAATACACAAATGTATCCAAATCGATCAGCTTCAGCTAAAAACTCTTGTAACACAGTACGATAGGAGGAAGGGTCACCAATTGGATCGCCTAATACAACAAGACGTTTTCCAGTTATGGAGAAGAGAAGGAGTGCTTTCCCATCACTACTGAAGAAGAATTGTTTATCACCTAAAAATCCTAAATGACTAAGTACATTTCCGTTATGTTCATCTAAAAAGTTTTGTAACCTTTTGTCATTAGCTGGTTGCCCGGGAAATTCATTTCGATAACGATTGGCAATGAGTGAGCCAATCAGTAAAAAGGTAGGAACGAAAAAGGCAGCTGCTAATGCACTTCGTTTCACTTGCGTAATATTACGAACGACAAAATCAGGTTTGAAAGCTTCTTTTGCACCTGCAAATAAAATACCTAAGTTTTTATATAAATATAACGTTACAAGTAAGAATATAAAAACTTTTACCATATCAGAAAGTGAGACTTCCATTTTCTCGCGCACAAATCTTTTTCGAAGCATATATAATACCGCGAGTACGATTAATAAAATAAACGTTTCTTCAATATCAATTCCTTTTAGTGTATTAAAGATAGCCGCTCCAATTAAAGAAACAATCGTCATATAATAAGAGCGTTTTGTTCCATAATATATCCCACGTGAAAGGATTAGGAGGAGAATACCGAATGTTAGTGATAAGCTAAAAGAAAATTGAATAAGATGTTTTGGAGCTAGAATATGTAAGGCGTGTGCTCTGTTTATACTTGTCGGTAGAATGGTCGATAAAATAACCATTAGTCCAGCAAATACTGTTAAAGCAGCAGATGCCCATGAACCAAGCTTTCCTAGAAAGTCACGCTGCAAAGTCCATATAACACCAGTTGTTTCTAATGCAGGCGCAATAAAAGGTTTATCTTCAAACTTTTTAATGGCTACACCTGTCATTTCAAAAGCTGCAAAAATAAGGCCAAGGCAGAAAGGTAAAATGTAATAGACGAGGCGATATAATAACATAGCAGGTAGTAATACACCTGTATCAATGCCGTACTGTCCGAGTCCAGTTAAAAAAACAAGATCAAATGAACCAAGTCCACCAGGCACAAGACTAACAACGCCAGCTAAAGCAGCGATTACATACACACCTAAAAACTTTTGAAATTCGATGTCGATACCAAATAATATTAATATGACGTACATAACAATACCAGCAGATACCCACTCAACTAATGAAACTAATGAGTATAAAACAGTTGGGTTTTTCTCTTCTCCTTCTTCTTGTCCTTCAGTTTGCTTTGTTTTTCTATTTTTTAGTTTAGAAAAGCCAATATATATAGGGACGAAAAGAGCGAAAAAGATAAGAACAGGCCATAGCCACGGTTTTTCATGCAAAATAAAACTTGTGTCTAATATTCCAATCAGGCCGAGGAATGAAAGAATGGCTAATCCGTTAATAAAAGCAGTTGTCATCCAGGCGATACTTTTAATAAGTTTGCCATTTTCTTTTATGTATGGACGATAAAGCATTGTGCGTACACCAGCTCCAACGAGACCACCAAATCCGATAAAGCCATTTAAAGTATTAGCAATCCATGAGATGCGGAAAATCTTTTGGACTGGTATATCAGCTTTTAAATAACGAAGCATAACATAGTCATAAAAGAACATTGTCGATACGGCAAATGCGCCAAGTGTAATTGCTAAAAAGACTCCTCCGGTGGGAATGTTTTTAATTGTATCGATTGCTTCTAAAAAAGAAATGCCTGCTAATTCTTTTTTTGCTTGAAAGAATACAATTGTTAATACAACAAATGGGAAGATAATTTTCCCGATTTGTAAGAAACGTTTCCATGAAAACGACATAAATACAACTCTCCTTGTATAAGAAAACTGAGACAATAATATTATTATGACAAACTTCAAGAAAAATAAAAAGGTAAATTCCTGTATGGGGAAGCTATTTTTTATAAGGATTATATTTGAAAGAGTATTTCGTTTGTCAGAAGATTAAGTTAAAATGAAATGAAAGAAGGAAGAGAGGGGAAGTAGATGATTATAATAGGTTATGCGGGATATGAGTTAGAGAAAGCAAAACCTAATACATCAGAAGATTTTTTTAATAGATCTGAAGTGACATATATATTAAATGATAAAGAGAGAACTTTTTCTGTTTTATACGTTCGATATTTTGAAGAAGTTTTACTAGAAATTACTCCTTTTGAAGGAAATCCAGTATGTAAAGTAGAAGAACAAGACATATATTTGCGGGATATTGTAGCGATATGTTGTTTAGTGAAAGAGAATGAGCATCGCATGCGAAAACGTTTATATTTAAATACTATAGAAGAATTCCGACAATATTTTGATGAGGGAACAGTGGTGAAAGTACAAGAAATATTGGCTGAATTACATAAAAATAAAAGAGTAGAAATAGCGTGAAATGGCAAAGGAGAGGGAAAAAATGTCTAATCTGATGGTTGAAAATCAAACAGAACAAGTTTCTATGTTTTTAGAAGATGTTATTACTTTGATAACCAATTATGTAAATTATCATACGTTGCCTTCTTTATTAGAAGAGGCACCGGCAGGGAACGAGCAATATTATAAAGGGTTATTAGCATCAATAAGGCGTCTTCTCGTTTTTTGTGAAGAAGGACATGATGCATGTTTTGTTTTGTTGAATAGCCAGCCATTTCGAAAAACAGCAGCTGAAAAAATTTTATATAAAATTTAT from Bacillus basilensis includes the following:
- a CDS encoding DUF72 domain-containing protein translates to MLFIGVTGWGDHDSLYIDPYENRNKLRTYSEYFPIVEVDSSFYAMQPARNYTKWAMETPKDFSFIVKAYQGMTGHMKGEIPFSTFDEMFDVYKQSILPLIEADKLKTILFQYPPWFDCKKKNVDFLRYTKEKMEGLPCAIEFRNQTWFYPEMRDKTLQFLEQEKWIHTICDEPQAGMGSVPLILEVTNAEMVLIRFHGRNVHGWLDKGENWRAVRCLYRYNNKELEEWVERLEQLKKKTKDIYILFNNNSGGDAVDNAKQLMKMMNITYGEPKPEQLNLFE
- a CDS encoding DUF3924 domain-containing protein is translated as MNTLTIELPKETAEKLDLLKQAYEKKTGASISESTLVQTLISKEFIQAITPFDLQQFVTGKEQH
- a CDS encoding tyrosine-type recombinase/integrase; translated protein: MKQAGQPIQNEKQLETIKNILLQSSKRDGLLFVLAVNSGLKVSEILQLKVSDVIDENENVRHSILFYNEKVKKHKWFAVNEDLQHAIEDYMKERKTWKRNEPLLKSQKGTKSITRQHAWYILNKAAKEVGLEGISSHTLRKTWGYCAYKSGVDIAFLQHFFDHSTPSKTLKYIGIA
- a CDS encoding cell wall metabolism sensor histidine kinase WalK encodes the protein MKNRSIVFKLFLLTSTLFTIIFLLFFLGQSLFLEKFYINKKVKTVQTAFEKFVDTYEKSGKSYEEIRKLKQEFHDKTNADMQFLNTNGIIKSDNNYYIDVFNPKNNETYSIPLNNLLTPEEYKKFENLGLKKDDVINVVGLLQNKTITPIKLTTNYNRWQNEYTNSDFSSINGNPSKNRLTNRYKTVTQIEFTGTISKLQLPSKAEVRLANDIETLQAVQYFAELIRNGTANSQQLNTYIIDSGENIKNSIFVKPIIENGEIKEYAFAIASLQPVNEAMLVLKDYYVYALIIVFLVIILLSFYYSKIIVKPLIKINRVTKKMANFDFSEKLPVTADDEIGGLSGSINTLSVNLKDRIDRLNVANTKLQQDIERERQLEKTRKEFISGVSHELKTPLSVIRSFAEGIKDGVSKDTTYYTDVILEETENMNRLIVEMLELAKLESGTYKLDMTTFSIGELIQQVYTKLLFSMEEKHLQVNIDVDPSIFVKANRSRIEQVVVNLLSNAIRYTPDGEKIQVSVMAMEDTVKVEIENTGNPIPEESLEKIWDRFYRLDASRSRHTGGTGLGLSIVKNILDLHHAEYGVYNTTNSVIFYFNLQKVKEVK
- the deoD gene encoding purine-nucleoside phosphorylase, whose product is MSVHIEAKQGEIAESILLPGDPLRAKYIAETFLEDVTCYNNVRGMLGFTGTYKGKRVSVQGTGMGVPSISIYVNELIQSYGVKNLIRVGTCGAIQKDVKVRDVIIAMTACTDSNMNRLTFPGFDFAPAANFDLLKKAYDAGTEKGLHVRVGNVLTADVFYRESMDMVKKLGDYGVLAVEMETTALYTLAAKYGVNALSVLTVSDHIFTGEETTSEERQTTFNEMIEIALDAAIQQ
- the mprF gene encoding bifunctional lysylphosphatidylglycerol flippase/synthetase MprF; this encodes MSFSWKRFLQIGKIIFPFVVLTIVFFQAKKELAGISFLEAIDTIKNIPTGGVFLAITLGAFAVSTMFFYDYVMLRYLKADIPVQKIFRISWIANTLNGFIGFGGLVGAGVRTMLYRPYIKENGKLIKSIAWMTTAFINGLAILSFLGLIGILDTSFILHEKPWLWPVLIFFALFVPIYIGFSKLKNRKTKQTEGQEEGEEKNPTVLYSLVSLVEWVSAGIVMYVILILFGIDIEFQKFLGVYVIAALAGVVSLVPGGLGSFDLVFLTGLGQYGIDTGVLLPAMLLYRLVYYILPFCLGLIFAAFEMTGVAIKKFEDKPFIAPALETTGVIWTLQRDFLGKLGSWASAALTVFAGLMVILSTILPTSINRAHALHILAPKHLIQFSFSLSLTFGILLLILSRGIYYGTKRSYYMTIVSLIGAAIFNTLKGIDIEETFILLIVLAVLYMLRKRFVREKMEVSLSDMVKVFIFLLVTLYLYKNLGILFAGAKEAFKPDFVVRNITQVKRSALAAAFFVPTFLLIGSLIANRYRNEFPGQPANDKRLQNFLDEHNGNVLSHLGFLGDKQFFFSSDGKALLLFSITGKRLVVLGDPIGDPSSYRTVLQEFLAEADRFGYICVFYQIESKWMSLYHDFGYNFFKLGEEAVVDLNTFTITGKKRAGMRATFNRFEREGYTFSIHQPPFSDELFEELRKVSDAWLGGKKEKGFSLGYFDREYISRAPIATLSDADGKIIAFTTFMPVYQDGSLSVDLMRYYPDAPSGIMDAIFIHLFQWAKENEYHSFNIGMAPLSNVGLSTQSFWSERVAAAIFNNVRYTYSFSGLRHFKEKYKPAWSGKYLAFRKNHSLPLTMLSVTKLIGKRKNS
- a CDS encoding YpuI family protein, producing MSNLMVENQTEQVSMFLEDVITLITNYVNYHTLPSLLEEAPAGNEQYYKGLLASIRRLLVFCEEGHDACFVLLNSQPFRKTAAEKILYKIYHQVIAEFFSPKSDHWYENSRSAYTGKNSIVFQQTPPASIEQVMKNLEGKFQLMREELEYYETDYQTKMLHKY